In a genomic window of Allomeiothermus silvanus DSM 9946:
- a CDS encoding C1 family peptidase: protein MKAFQRLGMVGILISALAACSPGGNGGKPDPNLFNEGNSWKGEIPSDAQRVSPEEFQKGIASGELVLSSAASVAAAKQAREAQYQSDKNFLNSIPEKDPNTAALLTEAAGSPSFEGDRPVSGPGGESVVLFGLGTQLRNAAETYQRSQSVENALDDYALSYSLLPEDLKPQAPSPASLKGKSLAEVKAALEQLNSLLGSKSASLRTARLEPGGGIRPQAINPGNGTDNNGPCTPTNLVKRFWFPLKNFISPVKNQAKRGTCWAFAAIGAVESRERVQNNNPADLSEQFLVNKVKQDWDSSDYSDGYWSEKALETAVNKGQSFPSEGGWTYNGATSRPSVKDGDSDSYANSCNGYTGTCSDTAHESRRVCTTFIFTFCSYAKVSFGGPGVASSKTIQVWKNGEAFKLNLLRQKLSQGYVLLASFPVYKGFMDDVKNDGVVSNYAKTKLDDKGKEVAGSYGGHAVQIVGFLSNEDMSQFGQTPNIGGGGYFIVKNSWGCGAGDGGFYYVPADYVSSIFDSLSVLNFDGRRSEAWKQEQAAPGGSEAPKITIKTNPATVQLRVETNLAQFFQITHPVAKSVNLSVTSNLDGTLYSGGWSTDQSSLFGPELKRTFTSVGSRTLTLLAKYGNSQASSSFVVKVINTPPTLNLQYGGDPHQGEAYPITALITDPNEPDINKLCGTTTWSVDAPDTLSAGTGCSVSVTFGATGSRQVRVTTQDSDGATATQTLNLNVLPPPPQPLPQDHRLRGVLEGVYRWAVPLLREREGGGWQYHRLERYRLYPSHWARPYPVLRRNYRGKP, encoded by the coding sequence TAGGTATCCTCATTAGCGCGTTGGCGGCCTGTTCGCCCGGCGGGAATGGGGGCAAGCCAGACCCCAACCTATTCAACGAGGGCAACTCTTGGAAAGGCGAGATCCCCAGCGATGCTCAGCGGGTCAGCCCCGAGGAGTTCCAGAAAGGCATTGCCTCGGGCGAGCTGGTGCTTTCCAGTGCGGCCTCGGTCGCCGCAGCTAAACAGGCTCGAGAAGCCCAATACCAAAGCGATAAGAACTTCCTGAACAGTATCCCGGAGAAAGACCCCAACACCGCGGCCCTGCTCACCGAGGCCGCGGGCAGCCCCAGCTTCGAGGGTGACCGCCCGGTAAGCGGGCCGGGGGGAGAGTCGGTGGTGCTGTTTGGCCTGGGGACCCAGCTGCGCAACGCTGCCGAAACCTACCAGCGCTCGCAGAGCGTGGAAAACGCCCTGGACGATTATGCCTTGAGCTACTCGCTCTTGCCCGAGGACCTCAAACCCCAAGCCCCCAGCCCTGCTAGCCTCAAGGGAAAGTCGCTGGCCGAGGTCAAGGCCGCCCTCGAGCAGCTCAACAGCCTGCTGGGAAGCAAGTCTGCGAGTTTGCGTACGGCCCGGCTCGAGCCCGGCGGCGGTATCCGGCCCCAAGCCATCAACCCTGGCAACGGCACCGACAACAACGGCCCCTGCACCCCTACCAACTTGGTCAAGCGCTTCTGGTTCCCCCTCAAGAACTTCATCAGCCCGGTCAAAAACCAGGCCAAACGCGGCACCTGCTGGGCCTTCGCCGCGATCGGGGCGGTGGAAAGCCGCGAGCGGGTGCAAAACAACAACCCAGCCGACCTCTCCGAGCAGTTCCTGGTCAACAAAGTCAAGCAGGACTGGGACTCCAGCGACTACTCCGACGGCTACTGGTCGGAGAAGGCCCTCGAGACCGCGGTCAATAAAGGCCAGAGCTTCCCCAGCGAGGGGGGCTGGACCTACAACGGGGCCACCTCACGCCCCAGCGTCAAAGACGGCGACAGCGACTCGTATGCCAACAGCTGCAACGGCTACACCGGCACCTGCTCGGATACGGCCCACGAAAGCCGCCGGGTCTGCACCACCTTTATCTTCACCTTTTGTAGCTACGCCAAGGTAAGCTTTGGCGGGCCCGGAGTGGCCTCCTCGAAGACCATCCAGGTCTGGAAAAACGGCGAGGCCTTCAAGCTCAACCTCTTGCGCCAGAAACTCTCGCAAGGCTATGTGCTCTTGGCTTCGTTCCCGGTCTACAAAGGCTTCATGGACGATGTGAAAAACGACGGTGTGGTGAGCAACTACGCCAAGACCAAGCTCGACGACAAGGGCAAAGAGGTGGCCGGCTCCTACGGCGGCCACGCCGTGCAGATCGTGGGATTCCTCTCCAATGAGGACATGAGCCAGTTCGGCCAGACCCCCAACATCGGCGGGGGTGGGTATTTCATCGTCAAGAACTCCTGGGGCTGCGGCGCGGGCGACGGCGGCTTTTACTACGTCCCCGCCGACTACGTAAGCAGCATCTTCGATTCCCTGAGCGTGCTGAACTTCGATGGACGCCGCAGCGAGGCCTGGAAGCAGGAGCAGGCCGCGCCGGGCGGCTCGGAAGCGCCCAAGATCACCATCAAAACCAACCCCGCTACCGTACAGCTCCGGGTCGAGACCAACCTGGCCCAGTTCTTCCAGATCACCCACCCCGTGGCCAAGAGCGTCAACCTGAGCGTGACCTCAAATCTGGACGGCACCCTCTATAGCGGGGGCTGGAGCACCGACCAAAGCAGCCTGTTCGGCCCCGAACTCAAGCGCACCTTCACCTCGGTGGGCAGCAGAACGCTGACGCTCCTCGCCAAGTACGGCAACAGCCAAGCCAGCAGCAGCTTCGTGGTCAAGGTGATCAACACCCCGCCCACCCTGAACCTGCAATACGGGGGAGACCCCCACCAGGGCGAGGCCTACCCCATCACCGCGCTCATCACCGACCCTAACGAGCCCGACATCAACAAGCTATGCGGTACCACCACCTGGTCAGTGGATGCGCCCGATACGCTTTCGGCAGGTACGGGCTGCTCGGTCTCGGTCACCTTTGGGGCTACCGGATCCCGCCAAGTGCGCGTGACCACCCAAGATAGCGACGGGGCCACCGCTACCCAGACCCTCAACCTGAACGTGCTGCCCCCACCCCCCCAACCCCTACCCCAAGATCACCGATTACGGGGTGTACTCGAGGGAGTTTACCGGTGGGCAGTTCCGCTTCTGCGGGAGCGTGAGGGTGGCGGGTGGCAGTACCATCGTCTTGAGCGATACCGGCTGTACCCTTCGCATTGGGCCCGCCCCTACCCGGTACTACGGCGGAATTACCGTGGAAAACCCTAG
- a CDS encoding cupin domain-containing protein, whose product MGSFDGQPVKVLAGQDRFERQRKVFGVMPFALKLTAQDVGEGWLILEQANAYRGGPPRHLHHGQDEWFYVIEGEYVVEIAGQQHRLGPGDSILAPRQVPHTWALVGPGAGRMLIAFQPAGKMEAFFDEATKLPEMPPYPEVRELFAAHGMEVVGPPLEVD is encoded by the coding sequence ATGGGTTCTTTTGACGGACAGCCGGTAAAAGTGCTGGCAGGGCAAGACCGTTTCGAGCGCCAGCGCAAGGTGTTCGGGGTAATGCCCTTCGCCCTCAAACTCACCGCACAGGACGTGGGCGAGGGGTGGTTGATCCTCGAGCAGGCCAACGCCTACCGGGGTGGACCACCCCGGCACCTGCACCACGGCCAGGACGAGTGGTTCTACGTGATCGAGGGCGAGTACGTGGTGGAAATCGCAGGTCAGCAGCACCGCCTCGGTCCCGGAGATTCGATCCTGGCTCCCCGCCAAGTTCCGCATACCTGGGCGCTGGTGGGACCAGGTGCAGGGCGGATGCTAATCGCCTTTCAACCCGCGGGCAAAATGGAAGCCTTTTTTGACGAAGCCACGAAACTCCCCGAAATGCCGCCCTACCCAGAGGTTCGAGAGCTGTTCGCCGCCCATGGCATGGAAGTGGTGGGGCCGCCCCTCGAGGTCGATTAG